GCGAAGGCCGGCATCGCCGCTCTCGCGAAGTAGCCCCCGGCGGGCCGGCACCAGCGCATCGGGACATTTCGCGCCTAGAATCACCGGTGTGGATCAGCGAACACCCGTACGCCACATGGCCCGCACGACCCGCGCTGCCGCCCTCGCCCTGCTGGTCCTGACGGCCTCCACCGGCTGCACCGGCGACACCGGCGGCGTCGAGGGCACCCCCGGCGCCGCCGGTCTGCGCGATCCGTACTTCCCCAGGCTCGGCAACGGCGGTTACGACGTCACGCACTACGACCTCGCCCTCGACGTCGACCCGGCCGCCCACCACCTGCGCGCCACCGCCACGATCACCGCGCGCGCCACCCAGGACCTCAGCTCCTTCAACCTCGACCTCGCCGGGCTCACGGTGCGCTCGGCGAGCGTCGAGGACCGCCCGGCCGCCGTCAACCGGGCGGGCCACGAGCTGACGCTGCGCCCCGACGCCGGGATCGAGAACCGGCTCCACAAGGGCAGGACGTTCCGTACGGTCGTCAGCTACTCCGGCTTCCCGCAGACCCTCACCGACCCCGACAAGTCGAAGGAGGGCTGGCTGAGGACCGCGGACGGATCGGTCGCGCTCGGTGAACCGACCGGCTCCATGACCTGGTTCCCCGGCAACAACCACCCGAGCGACAAGGCGTCGTACGACATCACCGTCACCGTTCCCAAGGGCCTGACAGCCGTCTCCAACGGCGAGCTGGCATCCCGCACGACCGCGGGCGACACCACCACGTACCACTGGCACACCGCCGAACCGATGGCGAGCTATCTGGCGACGGTCGCCATCGGCCGCTTCGACACGAAGGCATCGAAGGCATCGAAGGCGTCAGAGGCATCAAGGGCGTCAAGGGCGTCAGAGGCGTCGAAGGAGTCAAAGACCCCGGACGGCATCACGGTGTTCACCGCCGCGGACCCGCAGGTGGCGGCGGACAGCGCGCGGATTCTCGCCCGGGTCCCCGAGATCGTGGCCTGGGAGGCGGAACGTTTCGGCCCGTACCCCTTCTCCACCACGGGTGCGATCATCGGGCGCCCCGGAGACGCCGGGTATGCGCTGGAGACCCAGAACCGGCCGTTCTTCCCCGGGACCCCGGATGCCGTGCTGCTCGTCCACGAGATGGCCCACCAGTGGTTCGGCGACTCCGTCACGCCCGAGAGCTGGCGGGACATGTGGCTCAACGAGGGCTTCGCGACCTATGCGGAGTGGCTGTGGGAGGACGACCAGGAGGGCAGTCCGGTCCAGGACCACTTCGACGCCGCCTTCGCCGACGACGACAACTGGGCCTTTCCGCCCGCAGATCCGCCGACGGCCGCGGACATCTCAAAGGCCCCGGTGTACGCGCGCGGGGCGATGGTCATCCACAGGATCAGGCAGGCTGTGGACGACGACGAGCGTTTCTTCGCGATCGTCAGGGGCTGGACGAAGGCCCACCGGCACGGCAACGCGTCGACCGCCGACTTCACCGCCTATGTGGAGAAGGCGACCGGTCAGGATCTGACGGAGCTGTGGGACACCTGGCTGTACGGCGGGAGCCGGCCCGCCCCGGAGGGCTGACCGGCTCCCGCAGGCCCCGCTGCCGGGACTACTTCACGTTGACGCCGCTCCAGGCCGCGTCGACGGCCGCGAGCTCGGCGCTGTCCGCCCCGTACAGGTCGGTCGCCGCCTGCTCGGTCGCCGTGCGGGCGGCCGCGTAGTCGGTGGTCGATGTCATGTACTCGGACAGTGCCTTGTACCAGATCTGGACGGCCTTGTCCCGGCCGATGCCGGTGACCGTGGAGCCGTCGATGGTCGGGGAGTCGTAGTCGACGCCGTTGATCGTCTTCGCGCCGCTGCCCTCCGACAGCAGGTAGAAGAAGTGGTTGGCGACGCCGGAGGAGTAGTGCACATCGAGGTCGCCGACGCTGCTGTCCCAGTAGTCCGCGGAGCCGCCGTCCTTGCTCGGCCGGTCCATGTAGCGCAGCGGAGTGCCGTCGCCGTTGATGTCGATCTTCTCGCCGATGAGGTAGTCGCCGGCGTCCGTGCTGTTGTCGGCGGCGAACTCCACGGAGGTGCCGAGGATGTCGCTGGTCGCCTCGTTGAGGCCGCCGGACTCGCCGACGTAGTCGAGGTCGGCGGTGGAAGCGGTCAGGCCGTGGCTCATCTCGTGGCCCGCGACGTCGAGCGCGGTCAGCGCGCTCTTGTTGTCGGCGCCGTCGCCGTACGTCATGCAGAAGCAGCTGTCGTCCCAGAACGCGTTGACGTACGCGTCGCCGTAGTGGACCCGCGAGTACGCGGCTTTGCCGTCACCGGCGATGCCGTCGCGGCCGAACGCCGACTTGTAGAAGTCCCAGGTCTTCGCGGCGCCGTAGGCGGCGTCGACCGCGGCGGTCTGGCGGTCGTCGCCGGTGCCGTCGCCCCAGGTGTCGTCGTCGTCCGTGACGAGGTCGCCGGTGCCGCTCTCGCCCTGGTTGAGGTCGTAGGTCCTGTGGCCGCCGCGGTCGCCGTCGGTCAGCTCGAATCCGGACCCGGCCGCTGTGGTCGTGAGGTCGACCTGGCCGCTGTACTGGCTGTGGCCGACGCCGGTCTCGATCGCCTCGTAGCTCTGGAGCTTCCTGCCGGTGATCGCGTCGGTGATGATGTGCAGCCTGCTGGGCGTGCCGTCCTGCTGCACCCCGGTCTTCACCGTCTCGATGGCGAGGGCGGGCTTTTTGCCGCCCGCCCAGATCACCTTGCGGCCGCTTGCCGCGGTTTTGATCCTCGCCGTCGTCGACGGCACGGATATCCGGGCCTTCGCCGCCCTGGTGACGCTCTTGAGTTTTCCGCCGCGGGCGGTGTGGGTGACGAGGTCGCCGCCGATGACCGGGAGTCCGGCGTAGGTGCGCTCGTAGCGGGTGTGGACGGTGCCGTCGGCGTCCTTGATCACATCGCGGGCGATCAGCTTCTCCCGGCTGCCGAGCCCGAGGGCCTCGGCGGTCGAAGAGGCGTCGGACTGTGCCGACTTGATGGCGGCGGTGCGCTGCGGGGCGCTGTTCGCGCCGAAGGACACGGCGCTGCGATTGGCGGAGGAACCGTCAGTTCCATGGTCGGGGGCGGCGTTTGCCGCACCGCTCTGGACACCGACGACGACCATCGCGGCCACGGCGGCCAGGGCTGCGGCGCGACGGGTGTTCATGTGGGGGGTCATGCGTTCTCCGTTGCTCGTTCCGTGGGGGGTTACGAGCGGAGAGCGTGCCACCGGATGAATGAAATTGACGGTGTACTAACAAATGCCTCACATTTTTTTGACCACTTCTTGTCCGAATGGGATGCGCTTATGTCCGCTATTCGGCGGCGCGAAGACGACGGGCGGCAGACAGCCGGGAGCCCCCGGCCGCAGGAGATGCGGTCGGGGGCTCCCGGTGTGCGGGAGTTGACGTCAGAGGTTGACGCCGAAGTCCTGCGCGATGCCGCGCAGGCCCGAGGCGTAACCCTGGCCGACCGCGCGGAACTTCCACTCCGCGCCGTTGCGGTAGAGCTCGCCGAAGACCATGGCGGTCTCGGTGGCGGCGTCCTCGCTCAGGTCGTAGCGGGCGAGCTCGGTGCCGCCGGCCTGGTTGATGATGCGGATGAACGCGTTGCGCACCTGGCCGAAGTTCTGGCTGCGGGTCTCGGCGTCGTAGATCGAGACCGGGAAGACGATCTTGTCGACGTCGGCCGGCAGGCCCGCCAGGTTGACGTTGATCTGCTCGTCGTCACCCTCGCCCTGGCCCGTGACGTTGTCACCGGTGTGGACGATGGTCTGGTCCGGCGTCGACTTGTTGTTGAAGAAGACGAAGTGGCCGTCGGAGACGACCTTGCCGGCCGGGTTGACCGCGATCGCCGAGGCGTCGAGGTCGAAGTCGGTGCCGGTGGTGGTGCGGACGTCCCAGCCGAGGCCGACCGTGACGGCGGTCAGGCCCGGGGCCTCCTTGGTGAGCGAGACGTTGCCGCCCTTGGACAGGCTTACAGCCATGGGAAGTCCCTTTCATCGTCGGGTGCGGGCTTCATGTCATCACGAAGCTACCGTCACACGTCATAACGCGGGCAGGGGACCGGGAGGTTCCTGGTCCCTTTACTTTCTTTACCGAAATCCCCCGGTCGGACGGGCGCACGGATACGCAAAACAAGGTGACGAACACGGTGTGGGCCGGGGAACATGGGTGTCATGTCCGGGCCCTATGTCATCCGCGGTTCGGTCTCCCTGCCGGAGGCCGAGCTCATGTGGCGTTTCTCGCGGTCCTCCGGGCCCGGCGGGCAGCACGTCAACAC
This sequence is a window from Streptomyces sp. NBC_01217. Protein-coding genes within it:
- a CDS encoding M1 family metallopeptidase — translated: MARTTRAAALALLVLTASTGCTGDTGGVEGTPGAAGLRDPYFPRLGNGGYDVTHYDLALDVDPAAHHLRATATITARATQDLSSFNLDLAGLTVRSASVEDRPAAVNRAGHELTLRPDAGIENRLHKGRTFRTVVSYSGFPQTLTDPDKSKEGWLRTADGSVALGEPTGSMTWFPGNNHPSDKASYDITVTVPKGLTAVSNGELASRTTAGDTTTYHWHTAEPMASYLATVAIGRFDTKASKASKASEASRASRASEASKESKTPDGITVFTAADPQVAADSARILARVPEIVAWEAERFGPYPFSTTGAIIGRPGDAGYALETQNRPFFPGTPDAVLLVHEMAHQWFGDSVTPESWRDMWLNEGFATYAEWLWEDDQEGSPVQDHFDAAFADDDNWAFPPADPPTAADISKAPVYARGAMVIHRIRQAVDDDERFFAIVRGWTKAHRHGNASTADFTAYVEKATGQDLTELWDTWLYGGSRPAPEG
- a CDS encoding M4 family metallopeptidase, translated to MTPHMNTRRAAALAAVAAMVVVGVQSGAANAAPDHGTDGSSANRSAVSFGANSAPQRTAAIKSAQSDASSTAEALGLGSREKLIARDVIKDADGTVHTRYERTYAGLPVIGGDLVTHTARGGKLKSVTRAAKARISVPSTTARIKTAASGRKVIWAGGKKPALAIETVKTGVQQDGTPSRLHIITDAITGRKLQSYEAIETGVGHSQYSGQVDLTTTAAGSGFELTDGDRGGHRTYDLNQGESGTGDLVTDDDDTWGDGTGDDRQTAAVDAAYGAAKTWDFYKSAFGRDGIAGDGKAAYSRVHYGDAYVNAFWDDSCFCMTYGDGADNKSALTALDVAGHEMSHGLTASTADLDYVGESGGLNEATSDILGTSVEFAADNSTDAGDYLIGEKIDINGDGTPLRYMDRPSKDGGSADYWDSSVGDLDVHYSSGVANHFFYLLSEGSGAKTINGVDYDSPTIDGSTVTGIGRDKAVQIWYKALSEYMTSTTDYAAARTATEQAATDLYGADSAELAAVDAAWSGVNVK
- a CDS encoding TerD family protein — translated: MAVSLSKGGNVSLTKEAPGLTAVTVGLGWDVRTTTGTDFDLDASAIAVNPAGKVVSDGHFVFFNNKSTPDQTIVHTGDNVTGQGEGDDEQINVNLAGLPADVDKIVFPVSIYDAETRSQNFGQVRNAFIRIINQAGGTELARYDLSEDAATETAMVFGELYRNGAEWKFRAVGQGYASGLRGIAQDFGVNL